A genomic region of Candidatus Aminicenantes bacterium contains the following coding sequences:
- a CDS encoding nucleotidyl transferase AbiEii/AbiGii toxin family protein gives MFDRILAPATRTAVDRLSTWVAKRGFYLAGGTGCALHLGHRMSQDLDFFSPVDFSPKDLWAELRKIGDCEPDYTDAGTWVGEFLGTKAGFFHYPYPLLGETSPFSGLAVASLEDIGCMKVEAIIGRGRKRDFIDLYFILRDRGFDLESLLRLFRKKYSFSPGNGVHVLKSLIYFVDADADPEPIMLVEYSWPEIKEKLNLLVGEQRI, from the coding sequence ATGTTTGACCGCATTCTCGCCCCGGCGACGAGAACAGCCGTTGATCGACTCTCCACTTGGGTTGCGAAGCGGGGATTTTATCTCGCCGGCGGAACCGGGTGCGCTCTCCATCTGGGCCATCGGATGTCCCAGGATCTCGACTTTTTTTCCCCTGTGGATTTTTCTCCTAAAGATCTTTGGGCCGAGCTGAGAAAGATCGGAGATTGCGAGCCCGATTATACGGATGCCGGCACGTGGGTCGGGGAATTCTTGGGAACGAAAGCCGGGTTTTTCCATTACCCCTATCCGCTCCTCGGCGAGACCAGCCCTTTCTCGGGCTTGGCCGTGGCGTCTTTGGAAGATATCGGCTGCATGAAAGTCGAAGCCATAATCGGCCGTGGCCGCAAGCGGGATTTCATCGATTTGTATTTCATCTTAAGAGATAGGGGATTTGATCTCGAATCGCTGTTGAGGCTTTTCCGGAAAAAATATTCGTTCTCGCCGGGGAACGGGGTCCATGTTCTCAAAAGCTTGATTTACTTCGTCGATGCCGATGCAGACCCTGAACCAATAATGCTGGTTGAGTATTCCTGGCCGGAGATCAAGGAAAAATTGAATTTGCTCGTCGGCGAACAAAGGATTTAG